A single region of the Triticum dicoccoides isolate Atlit2015 ecotype Zavitan chromosome 2B, WEW_v2.0, whole genome shotgun sequence genome encodes:
- the LOC119361275 gene encoding uncharacterized protein LOC119361275: protein MNELDTLTAEQVYWLPYVEDCDFDLNEMCTRDSHLWRARCPMICFFAVEWHFVDRVARQFGRRQGIPIEESKEEMLSLHRFDRRNNQDISDWANKHRAWIEIWNQRDTLVQSENRPHNQSAYQKYQVWYADRYRLKLKPGWTHEEWSELVSEDPKTSQGYQTFNMAVRDTRGAHVDYAPMHDEMGRELLLCVNDANVALSHPPGGALSERTLRSTMEKFKKRFHKMAAMLSCHGAQSSDMYAPGSRAATANRRRYLQSNEDMEEEFHEEEPSHQEEPTHHEEHEYDATHEEDREYDVDAPQPSQATQPTQGNAPQPSRKGKAIAKRPGKKGRKKTWNTQFHSLEYPHKLIPIGMQRYKANTKAEEEAYNKEEEEETSEEEEPTLATMVKRGRRK, encoded by the exons ATGAACGAGCTGGACACCTTGACTGCTGAGCAG GTATATTGGTTGCCTTATGTGGAAGATTGTGACTTTGATCTTAATGAGATGTGCACGCGTGATAGCCATCTTTGGCGGGCGAGGtgcccaatgatatgcttcttcgcagtcgagtggcactttgtagaccgtgtggcaagacaatttggaagaagacaaggtattccaattgaggagagcaaggaggaaatgctatctctgcatcg GTTCGATCGAAGGAACAATCAGGATATATCGGATTGGGCAAACAAACACCGTGCGTGGATAGAAATTTGGAATCAAAGAGATACGTTAGTGCAATCAGAGAATAGACCTCACAATCAGTCAGCATATCAGAAGTACCAAGTGTGGTATGCGGATCGTTACCGGTTAAAGCTGAAGCCTGGTTGGACTCATGAGGAGTGGTCGGAGTTGGTGTCTGAAGACCCGAAGACTTCACAAGGTTATCAAACCTTCAACATGGCTGTgagagacaccagaggggctcaCGTTGACTATGCACCGATGCATGATGAAATG GGCAGAGAGTTGCTTCTGTGCGTCAACGATGCCAATGTTGCACTGAGTCATCCACCTGGTGGTGCATTATCTGAGAGGACTCTTAGGAGCACGATGGAG AAGTTCAAGAAGCGGTTTCATAAGATGGCAGCAATGCTTTCTTGCCATGGTGCTCAGTCCAGTGACATGTATGCACCTGGTAGCCGCGCCGCCACAGCTAATAGACGGCGTTATCTACAGAGCAATGAGGACATGGAGGAGGAGTTCCATGAAGAGGAGCCATCACATCAAGAGGAGCCAACACATCATGAGGAGCATgagtatgatgcaacacatgaagAGGATCGTGAGTatgatgttgatgctccacaaccatcACAGGCTACACAACCAACACAAGGCAATGCTCCACAACCATCTAGGAAAGGCAAAGCCATAGCTAAGAGACCAggaaagaaaggtagaaagaagACATGGAACACACAATTCCATAGTCTGGAGTATCCTCATAAGCTTATCCCAATAGGAATGCAAAGATATAAGGCCAACActaaggcggaggaggaggcatacaacaaagaggaggaggaggagactagCGAAGAGGAGGAGCCTACACTTGCAACCATGGTGAAGAGAGGAAGGAGGAAGTGA